A section of the Thioflexithrix psekupsensis genome encodes:
- a CDS encoding response regulator encodes MPRILLVEDNEMNRDMLSRRLARKGYEVVIATDGGQGVDMAHEHLPDIILMDMSLPVKDGWTATRELKAHEKTKKIPIIALTAHAMSGDREQALAAGCDDYDTKPIELPRLLGKIENLLNAPSSNA; translated from the coding sequence ATGCCCAGAATTCTGCTGGTAGAAGACAATGAAATGAATCGTGACATGTTGTCTCGACGCTTAGCGCGTAAGGGCTACGAAGTCGTGATTGCAACGGATGGCGGGCAAGGTGTGGATATGGCACACGAACATTTGCCTGACATTATTTTGATGGACATGAGTTTACCCGTCAAAGATGGCTGGACGGCCACCCGTGAACTCAAAGCCCATGAAAAAACTAAAAAAATTCCAATTATCGCCCTCACTGCCCACGCGATGTCTGGAGATCGAGAACAGGCTTTGGCGGCAGGATGTGATGACTACGATACCAAGCCTATTGAATTACCTCGCCTATTGGGCAAAATAGAAAACCTGCTTAACGCGCCCTCAAGCAACGCCTGA
- a CDS encoding response regulator has protein sequence MSCYPCAFYWLCFFQGRQRGVLCRFLALMLLCSFGGLNSANANEVQEIRLVIQQHRTFIPELSATLAYLQTHFPDYRFTVQFMTTTALLQAAAAGQLELALTDAAVYLRLQHSYYAQHLLTYQSAHPKTPYSQQASVIFTRADQHKLNNLSDLSNRRVMATTNDGFSSWLPAWGLLLEAHVSTRRDLRALYFVKDDDEVIPAVFNQEVDAGVISAGSLERWLEQGKIQADSFKILAAKPMVEHFPFAHSTPLYPHWAISAMPHLPKTISDGLTQHLLALSPNHPVVQQDAYAGWTVTANYRVVQRLLQTLRLPPYEEFGKVTPTALLSQYGIWIFLTGVGFLLTIIASIHFKHLYDKLRTMQYELHGELSERRRTELALQEAMAQAEAANVSKSQFLANMSHELRTPMNAIIGYSEMLQEEMQELGHSEYLTDLNKIYTAGKHLLGLINDILDLSKIEAGKMELFLETFHLEEMLHDVITLIEPLVQKKHNTLEVHCIYDLGTMHADLTKVRQSLFNLLSNASKFTENGVIALYATRETVEGVDWVIFRVCDSGIGMTEEQMQRIFEPFTQADASTTRQYGGTGLGLSITRKFCDMMGGSITVESRPGDGSTFIIRLPTTVAARHEDDSEEWLKLTPLLAVNKILVIDSDTAIRDHLKRTLTREGFNVYVADNVEHGLLLARDLHPTAITLDIQMAEADGWAMLATLKTDTELQHIPVIVLSNLQNPETAYAQGAAEVFTKPVDQGLLANTLKRYQLNHQPCALIVEDDKSTRELMHSLLLKSGWRVAQAADGEVALQHMQHDVPDLILLDLSMPKMDGFTFLDQLHRHALWQAIPVVVITAHDLSRSERLRLAGKIETILCKGAYTREELLQKINGLIYAAAKMEARNKPQPLET, from the coding sequence GTGTCTTGTTATCCTTGTGCGTTTTACTGGCTCTGTTTTTTTCAAGGGCGGCAACGTGGTGTGCTGTGCCGATTTTTGGCGTTGATGCTGTTGTGTTCGTTCGGTGGGCTAAACAGTGCCAACGCCAATGAAGTACAGGAAATTCGCCTTGTCATTCAACAACATCGCACTTTTATCCCAGAACTCTCTGCCACTTTAGCCTACTTACAAACCCATTTTCCAGATTATCGCTTCACGGTGCAATTCATGACCACCACCGCCTTATTACAAGCAGCAGCGGCCGGACAACTTGAATTGGCACTGACTGATGCCGCGGTTTATCTGCGCTTACAACACAGTTACTACGCCCAACACCTGCTCACTTACCAATCCGCCCATCCCAAAACGCCTTACAGTCAGCAAGCCAGCGTGATTTTTACCCGTGCCGACCAGCATAAGCTAAACAACTTATCCGATTTAAGCAACCGCCGAGTGATGGCAACAACCAATGATGGTTTTAGCAGTTGGTTGCCGGCTTGGGGATTACTGTTGGAAGCTCACGTGTCTACCCGACGCGATTTACGGGCATTGTACTTTGTCAAAGACGACGATGAAGTGATTCCTGCCGTGTTCAATCAAGAAGTAGACGCGGGAGTGATCAGCGCGGGCAGTCTGGAACGCTGGCTTGAACAAGGTAAAATCCAAGCCGATAGCTTTAAAATACTCGCCGCTAAACCTATGGTTGAACACTTCCCTTTTGCGCACAGTACGCCGTTATACCCACACTGGGCTATCTCAGCCATGCCCCATTTACCCAAAACCATCAGCGATGGTTTAACCCAACACCTGCTTGCTTTATCGCCCAATCACCCCGTGGTGCAACAAGATGCTTATGCTGGATGGACAGTCACCGCCAACTATCGCGTGGTACAGCGTTTATTGCAGACTTTACGTCTTCCTCCTTACGAAGAATTTGGTAAAGTCACGCCGACGGCGTTATTAAGCCAATATGGGATTTGGATTTTTCTAACGGGCGTGGGTTTTTTATTGACGATCATTGCCAGTATTCACTTTAAGCACTTATACGACAAACTGCGCACGATGCAGTATGAACTGCACGGCGAACTGAGTGAGCGCAGACGCACCGAATTGGCTTTGCAAGAAGCGATGGCACAAGCCGAAGCCGCTAACGTCTCTAAAAGCCAATTCCTCGCCAATATGAGCCATGAATTGCGCACCCCCATGAATGCCATCATTGGTTACAGCGAAATGTTGCAAGAAGAAATGCAGGAATTGGGACACAGCGAATATTTAACCGATCTCAATAAAATTTATACCGCAGGTAAACATTTACTGGGCTTGATCAATGATATTTTAGATTTATCAAAAATCGAAGCCGGCAAAATGGAATTATTTTTAGAAACATTTCATCTTGAAGAAATGTTACACGATGTCATTACCCTGATTGAACCTTTGGTACAGAAAAAACACAACACGTTAGAGGTGCATTGTATCTACGATTTAGGCACGATGCACGCGGATTTGACCAAAGTCAGACAGAGTTTATTCAACCTGCTCAGTAATGCCAGTAAATTTACCGAAAATGGCGTGATTGCACTCTACGCAACGCGGGAAACCGTCGAAGGTGTGGATTGGGTGATTTTTCGGGTATGCGACAGTGGTATTGGCATGACCGAAGAGCAAATGCAGCGTATTTTTGAACCGTTTACCCAAGCCGACGCATCGACAACGCGACAATACGGCGGCACAGGATTGGGCTTATCGATCACGCGCAAATTTTGCGACATGATGGGCGGCAGCATCACCGTAGAAAGTCGGCCAGGCGATGGCAGTACCTTTATCATTCGCCTGCCAACCACCGTAGCCGCTCGCCATGAAGATGACAGCGAAGAATGGTTAAAACTAACGCCTTTGCTTGCTGTGAATAAAATCTTAGTGATAGACAGCGATACGGCAATCAGAGACCATTTAAAACGCACATTGACGCGAGAAGGGTTTAACGTTTACGTGGCTGATAATGTAGAACATGGTTTACTGTTAGCCCGCGATTTACATCCAACGGCGATTACTTTAGATATACAAATGGCTGAAGCCGATGGGTGGGCGATGTTGGCCACGTTAAAAACCGATACAGAACTGCAACACATACCGGTCATTGTGCTGTCTAATTTACAAAACCCAGAAACCGCTTATGCACAAGGCGCGGCTGAAGTGTTTACCAAACCCGTGGATCAAGGTCTATTAGCTAATACTTTAAAACGCTATCAATTAAACCATCAACCTTGTGCTTTAATCGTGGAAGACGACAAATCAACGCGAGAATTAATGCACAGCTTATTACTCAAATCGGGTTGGCGTGTCGCCCAAGCCGCCGATGGCGAAGTCGCGTTACAACACATGCAACACGATGTGCCTGATCTGATTTTGCTTGATTTATCGATGCCAAAGATGGATGGTTTTACTTTTCTGGATCAACTGCACCGCCACGCATTGTGGCAAGCTATCCCCGTGGTGGTGATTACTGCTCACGATTTGAGCCGCTCAGAACGCTTGCGTTTGGCGGGAAAAATTGAAACTATCTTGTGTAAAGGGGCTTATACCCGCGAAGAACTATTACAAAAAATTAATGGTCTAATTTATGCAGCCGCTAAAATGGAGGCACGAAATAAACCCCAGCCCCTCGAAACGTGA
- the cysC gene encoding adenylyl-sulfate kinase, producing the protein MSQTTNKSSNTVWHHATVTRARRAELNRHQSKVLWFTGLSGAGKSTIAHAVEEELYQKGFHTFVLDGDNVRHGLCGDLGFSDADRVENIRRIGEVSKLFVEAGVLVLTAFISPFRADRDKVRALLNTGDFIEIYCQCPLTVCEERDVKGLYKRARAGEIKAFTGISSPYEEPESPELVIDTSLLSLEQSVQTVLDFLVARGVYAA; encoded by the coding sequence ATGAGTCAGACCACAAATAAAAGTAGTAATACTGTATGGCATCATGCCACCGTCACTCGCGCCCGTCGTGCTGAGTTAAATCGCCATCAAAGCAAAGTGTTATGGTTTACGGGCTTATCGGGCGCGGGCAAGTCAACCATTGCTCATGCGGTAGAAGAAGAATTGTACCAAAAAGGTTTTCACACTTTTGTCTTAGACGGCGATAATGTCAGACATGGTTTGTGTGGTGATTTGGGATTTTCCGATGCGGATCGGGTGGAGAATATTCGCCGTATTGGTGAAGTGTCGAAATTATTTGTTGAAGCGGGCGTTTTGGTGTTGACGGCGTTTATTTCGCCTTTCCGTGCGGATCGGGATAAGGTGCGGGCTTTGTTAAATACGGGTGATTTTATCGAAATTTATTGTCAATGTCCCTTAACGGTGTGCGAAGAGCGAGATGTCAAAGGGTTGTATAAACGCGCCCGTGCAGGGGAAATTAAAGCCTTCACCGGCATTTCTTCGCCTTATGAAGAGCCAGAATCTCCTGAATTGGTGATTGATACCAGCCTGTTGAGTTTGGAGCAGTCGGTGCAAACCGTATTAGATTTCTTGGTGGCACGCGGAGTTTATGCGGCTTAG
- a CDS encoding GNAT family N-acetyltransferase, whose protein sequence is MSDNRSSYTVRQATALDNAAICQVMLSAFGASEGEEIVQLFTQLQPDITAQPMLSLVAVEEEHIVGHILFTAAHIVPVTSMRAALLAPLAVHPARQNQGIGGQLITTGLALLLRQGVDVVFVLGYPAYYQKYGFIPAGEKGLSAPHPILPKNAGAWMVQALRSGVIGEVRGQVHCAEAIRDPKYWQE, encoded by the coding sequence ATGAGTGATAACCGGTCTTCCTACACCGTACGTCAAGCGACTGCTTTGGATAATGCAGCGATTTGTCAGGTTATGTTATCTGCTTTTGGTGCCTCGGAAGGGGAAGAAATAGTTCAGTTATTCACCCAATTGCAACCAGACATCACCGCACAACCGATGTTATCGTTAGTGGCTGTTGAAGAAGAGCATATTGTGGGACATATATTATTTACTGCGGCTCACATTGTCCCGGTGACTTCGATGCGTGCTGCCTTGCTTGCGCCTTTGGCCGTGCATCCCGCACGGCAAAATCAAGGCATCGGAGGACAACTCATCACCACTGGATTGGCTTTGTTGTTGCGACAGGGGGTTGATGTTGTATTCGTGTTAGGTTATCCGGCCTATTATCAAAAATACGGATTTATTCCGGCGGGCGAAAAAGGATTGAGTGCGCCCCATCCGATTTTGCCAAAAAATGCTGGGGCGTGGATGGTGCAGGCTTTGCGTTCGGGTGTGATTGGAGAGGTGCGCGGTCAAGTCCACTGTGCCGAAGCCATCCGTGATCCCAAATATTGGCAGGAATAA
- the hisN gene encoding histidinol-phosphatase — protein MRLETVPESLFQFAHQLADQSGDIVRRYFRTSVAVDDKADHSPVTIADREIEQLIRQEISRYFPTHGIYGEEFGSTQLEAEWIWVIDPIDGTKSFITGKPLFGTLIALLYQQRPVLGILDQAFLRERWCGAVGQQTTFNGQAVHTRVCTALAHATLYATSPLIFTETSRPLFEKLQSQVKMSVFGGDCYAYGLLANGFVDLVVEDTLKPYDYCALIPIIEQAGGIISDWQGNALGLHSKGQVIASGNAHCYQQALTVLNA, from the coding sequence ATGAGACTTGAAACTGTTCCAGAATCATTGTTTCAATTTGCCCATCAATTAGCGGATCAAAGTGGGGATATTGTTCGGCGTTATTTTCGGACAAGCGTAGCCGTGGATGATAAAGCCGATCATTCTCCAGTCACAATCGCTGATCGAGAAATTGAACAGCTTATTCGACAGGAAATAAGCCGCTATTTTCCCACGCATGGTATTTATGGAGAAGAATTTGGCAGTACGCAATTAGAAGCAGAATGGATTTGGGTGATTGATCCTATTGATGGAACGAAATCATTTATTACGGGAAAACCATTATTTGGGACATTAATCGCGCTGTTATATCAACAACGTCCTGTGTTGGGCATTTTAGATCAGGCTTTTTTGCGCGAGCGGTGGTGTGGTGCAGTAGGACAACAAACCACGTTCAACGGCCAAGCCGTGCATACTCGTGTTTGCACCGCATTGGCACACGCCACGTTATATGCCACCAGCCCACTTATCTTTACAGAAACATCTCGCCCTTTATTTGAAAAATTGCAATCACAAGTAAAAATGTCAGTATTTGGTGGAGATTGCTATGCGTATGGTTTATTGGCGAACGGTTTTGTGGATTTGGTGGTGGAAGATACTTTAAAACCTTATGATTATTGCGCATTAATTCCGATTATTGAACAAGCAGGCGGAATCATTTCTGATTGGCAGGGGAATGCGCTTGGTTTACACTCAAAGGGACAAGTGATTGCATCTGGAAATGCCCATTGTTATCAACAGGCATTAACCGTGTTAAATGCTTAA
- the moaC gene encoding cyclic pyranopterin monophosphate synthase MoaC → MTQLTHFNAAGDAQMVDVGEKNSSQRVAVACGKIIMNADTLLKIQEGTHKKGDVLAVARLAGIMAAKKTSDFIPLCHPLLLSHVAVELESRLEESAVYCQATVKTAGQTGVEMEALTAVQIALLTVYDMCKAVDRGMIISDVKLLEKAGGKSGHWQRD, encoded by the coding sequence ATGACACAATTAACCCATTTTAATGCCGCGGGTGATGCACAAATGGTTGACGTTGGTGAGAAAAATAGTAGCCAGCGTGTTGCAGTGGCATGCGGCAAAATAATAATGAATGCCGATACATTGCTTAAAATTCAAGAGGGAACACATAAAAAGGGTGATGTCTTAGCGGTGGCGCGTTTAGCGGGCATTATGGCAGCTAAGAAAACCAGCGATTTTATTCCATTATGCCATCCTTTATTATTAAGCCATGTGGCCGTCGAATTAGAAAGCCGTTTAGAAGAATCGGCCGTCTATTGTCAAGCTACCGTTAAAACCGCGGGACAAACCGGTGTAGAAATGGAGGCTTTAACCGCCGTGCAAATTGCTTTATTAACCGTTTATGATATGTGCAAAGCAGTGGATCGAGGCATGATTATTAGTGATGTAAAATTACTAGAAAAAGCAGGCGGAAAATCAGGACATTGGCAGCGTGATTAA
- the tsaE gene encoding tRNA (adenosine(37)-N6)-threonylcarbamoyltransferase complex ATPase subunit type 1 TsaE encodes MTEWIYQLANDQATESLGRAVALACQGQGIFYLQGQLGAGKTTFARGFIQALGHQGRVKSPTYTLVEPYLLAQSSVYHFDLYRLNDPEELDFLGIRDYLAYPPFVFLIEWPEKGGLYLPRADICLQLSYHEMTARRCTLMANSDQGQKIMQCFLSEYDNVNLI; translated from the coding sequence ATGACTGAATGGATTTATCAATTAGCCAACGATCAAGCCACCGAATCACTGGGACGCGCTGTAGCCCTTGCGTGTCAAGGACAAGGCATTTTTTACTTGCAAGGTCAGCTTGGTGCGGGAAAAACCACTTTTGCACGGGGTTTTATTCAGGCTTTGGGACATCAAGGCCGGGTAAAAAGTCCCACTTATACCTTAGTTGAACCTTATCTTTTGGCTCAAAGTTCCGTGTATCATTTCGATTTATATCGTTTGAATGATCCAGAAGAATTAGATTTTTTAGGCATTCGAGATTATTTAGCGTATCCGCCTTTTGTTTTTCTTATTGAATGGCCAGAAAAGGGAGGGCTTTATTTACCACGTGCTGATATTTGCCTGCAATTATCTTATCATGAAATGACAGCACGTCGCTGTACCTTAATGGCCAACAGTGATCAGGGACAAAAAATAATGCAATGTTTCTTGTCTGAATATGATAACGTGAATTTGATTTAA
- a CDS encoding ABC transporter substrate-binding protein, protein MPKIWAKTILFLTCCFPILTVAESPYAGKKILHIASYHEGFQWTDGINRGIENGLKDKGIDYKVFYMDTKRNSAEEWKQTEAANAKAFLENFKPDVVMTSDDDAAKYLIVPHYKNADLPFVFCGINWDASPYGFPYENVTGMIEVELIPTIIGHLKQHAKGERIGTLTVEGLTERKVVQNYSRILNIPITQSYFAKTFAEWQESFLKLQTEVDMLIVLNYVGIADWDTEAAIKFVEENTQIPAGASFPWLVPFTLLGITNVAEEQGLWAAQAALKILDGTKPIDIPIVPNKEGKLFINMRIADKLGVQFNRSLLRTAEIIR, encoded by the coding sequence ATGCCAAAAATTTGGGCAAAAACAATTTTATTCTTAACGTGTTGTTTTCCTATTTTAACCGTGGCTGAATCTCCTTATGCGGGTAAGAAAATTCTTCATATTGCTTCTTATCATGAAGGGTTTCAATGGACAGATGGGATTAATCGCGGCATTGAAAATGGTTTAAAAGACAAAGGCATTGATTATAAAGTGTTTTATATGGACACGAAACGCAATTCCGCCGAAGAATGGAAGCAAACGGAAGCGGCTAATGCTAAAGCCTTTTTAGAAAATTTTAAACCCGATGTGGTGATGACTTCCGACGATGATGCGGCAAAATATTTAATTGTGCCGCATTATAAAAACGCGGATTTACCTTTTGTGTTTTGCGGGATTAACTGGGATGCGTCGCCTTATGGTTTTCCTTATGAAAATGTCACGGGAATGATAGAAGTTGAACTTATTCCTACCATTATTGGACATTTAAAACAACATGCTAAAGGAGAGCGAATTGGTACGCTCACTGTGGAAGGATTGACAGAACGGAAAGTTGTACAGAATTACAGTCGTATTCTTAATATTCCCATTACACAATCTTACTTTGCTAAAACATTTGCAGAATGGCAAGAAAGTTTTTTAAAACTGCAAACCGAAGTGGATATGTTGATCGTGCTTAATTACGTGGGGATTGCCGATTGGGACACCGAAGCGGCGATTAAATTCGTGGAAGAAAACACGCAAATTCCTGCGGGCGCGAGTTTCCCTTGGTTAGTACCGTTTACGCTATTGGGCATCACTAATGTGGCCGAAGAACAAGGTTTATGGGCTGCTCAAGCGGCTTTAAAAATTCTTGATGGCACGAAACCCATTGATATTCCCATTGTGCCGAATAAAGAAGGTAAATTATTTATTAATATGCGCATTGCCGATAAATTAGGCGTACAATTTAACCGTTCTTTATTAAGAACAGCAGAGATTATTCGGTAA
- a CDS encoding AAA family ATPase, which produces MAYFFEIQDLLESQQPLPKNVVRVYVLGKTGSGKTTFIREIMGTEQDNFPVTGKSRTTTVPTEYILHEGAEYKATVVFKEKEEILDAIHDVLVEVTTELPTTENGAISEIESEEKIKKIVELISETPCQTTRFSYILSHQQLQEMAKEIYAEMLIPNSDVKVLIKSKKEKMYDWINESVKQICHCDLSMGFYSYQRDNKADFIEISKKLLSNQENSLIPLLSYIRIEGKLLAGPFLQKNESIILIDSEGIGHNLNALSNKHFDFLNVADYVFLIEEADQPFISTSSALKEIFEKGYLDKFKFIFNKANADAESKKQVEKAIRNFSVKDRKKITAASFFLSDKAIPDANLASEIAELLEQIPLEVGKFINTYCDCSNIDKIFSDASFSLNLLQEFLNKVKDSHWKKVDALNRRIVNKQEQYGELKPVYEFCNSIFNLFDFDAIIKFNQHVTKEEKEKRINKMKQDFFQQLSTYGRWLLLEQQRESWQAALEISGSDTKTKREEAIGKISDAITEHVKSREFKMRVTHSFNAICAADPRIKISAAGAVIKLEIKQYKIIKQAEVELAGLSVIAGENDTGKSTISKIFYNEITSAVSRANGLTRLRPKEQELYQDHFYPIFIGNPDLLDKFSYIKNTFLLAEQYGFKYDLPKTVIDLILRLASKETKQTSFSSELSNDIQHIIRGKLSYKEIADNIVYEKDLINEPISMFDTASGIKMFGVLQILIQNQSLKQGSILILDEPEIHVHPNWQLKYAELMIALVKQEVRVLLTTHSHYMVEALIRYAWKEKIADKIRLYLTEKEEQQSILRDVTNDKGRIFEQLSEPFAVFDALDIEEAFHG; this is translated from the coding sequence ATGGCTTATTTTTTTGAAATTCAAGACCTTTTAGAAAGTCAGCAACCGCTTCCCAAAAATGTGGTGCGGGTTTATGTTCTTGGAAAAACAGGTTCAGGAAAAACCACTTTTATTAGAGAAATCATGGGAACAGAACAAGATAATTTTCCTGTTACTGGTAAAAGCAGAACAACTACTGTTCCTACGGAATATATTCTGCACGAAGGGGCTGAATATAAAGCCACTGTAGTATTTAAAGAAAAAGAGGAAATACTAGATGCCATTCATGATGTTTTAGTAGAAGTCACCACGGAATTGCCTACAACAGAAAATGGTGCGATTTCTGAAATAGAATCTGAAGAAAAAATTAAGAAAATTGTGGAACTAATTTCTGAAACTCCTTGCCAAACAACGCGATTTAGCTATATTTTAAGCCACCAGCAACTACAAGAGATGGCGAAAGAAATTTATGCAGAAATGTTAATTCCTAATTCTGATGTAAAGGTACTTATCAAGTCTAAGAAAGAAAAAATGTATGATTGGATAAATGAATCTGTTAAGCAGATATGTCATTGTGACTTATCTATGGGTTTTTATTCTTATCAAAGGGATAATAAAGCTGATTTTATTGAAATCAGCAAAAAATTATTGTCTAACCAAGAAAATAGTCTCATTCCACTTTTATCATATATCAGAATAGAAGGGAAATTACTGGCTGGTCCATTTCTTCAGAAGAATGAGTCCATTATTTTAATAGATAGTGAAGGTATTGGGCATAATTTGAATGCGCTATCCAATAAACACTTTGATTTTTTGAATGTTGCAGATTATGTTTTTCTTATCGAAGAAGCTGATCAGCCATTTATATCGACAAGTTCAGCATTAAAGGAGATATTCGAGAAAGGTTATCTTGATAAATTTAAATTCATTTTTAATAAAGCCAATGCTGATGCTGAATCAAAAAAACAGGTAGAAAAAGCAATCCGTAATTTTAGTGTCAAAGATAGAAAAAAAATCACAGCAGCCTCCTTTTTTTTATCTGATAAAGCGATTCCAGATGCTAATTTAGCATCTGAAATCGCGGAATTGTTAGAACAAATTCCACTAGAAGTTGGAAAATTTATTAATACTTATTGCGACTGTAGTAATATTGATAAAATATTTTCCGATGCTTCATTTTCTCTCAATCTTTTACAAGAGTTCTTAAATAAAGTTAAGGATAGTCATTGGAAAAAAGTAGATGCGTTAAATCGCCGTATTGTTAATAAACAAGAGCAATATGGAGAATTAAAACCTGTTTACGAATTTTGCAATAGTATATTTAACTTATTTGATTTTGATGCGATTATAAAATTTAATCAACATGTGACTAAAGAAGAAAAAGAAAAGCGCATTAATAAAATGAAACAAGATTTTTTTCAACAGCTCTCAACTTATGGTCGTTGGCTACTCTTAGAACAGCAAAGAGAAAGTTGGCAGGCTGCATTAGAAATTTCAGGATCAGACACTAAGACTAAGCGAGAAGAGGCTATTGGAAAAATAAGCGATGCGATTACTGAACATGTTAAAAGTCGAGAGTTTAAAATGCGCGTTACACATAGTTTTAACGCCATTTGTGCCGCTGATCCAAGAATTAAAATCAGTGCCGCTGGTGCTGTTATAAAGCTAGAAATAAAGCAGTATAAGATAATTAAACAAGCCGAAGTAGAATTAGCGGGTTTAAGCGTTATTGCCGGAGAAAACGATACGGGAAAAAGTACGATTAGTAAAATATTTTATAATGAAATCACCAGTGCAGTTTCAAGAGCAAACGGCTTGACAAGGCTGAGACCAAAAGAACAGGAGTTGTATCAAGACCATTTTTATCCCATTTTCATAGGCAATCCTGATTTATTGGATAAGTTTTCTTATATCAAAAATACCTTTCTTTTAGCCGAACAATATGGGTTTAAATATGATTTACCTAAAACGGTGATAGACTTAATTTTACGCCTTGCTTCTAAAGAGACTAAACAGACTTCTTTCTCATCTGAATTATCAAATGATATTCAGCACATTATTAGAGGAAAACTCTCTTATAAAGAAATAGCAGATAATATTGTCTATGAAAAGGATTTGATCAATGAACCAATTTCCATGTTTGATACGGCCTCTGGGATTAAAATGTTTGGTGTCTTGCAGATTCTAATTCAAAATCAAAGTCTCAAGCAGGGTAGCATTCTTATTTTAGATGAACCAGAAATTCATGTTCATCCTAATTGGCAGTTAAAATATGCCGAGTTGATGATTGCACTGGTAAAGCAAGAGGTTCGAGTTTTATTGACTACACACAGCCATTATATGGTAGAAGCACTCATTCGCTATGCGTGGAAAGAAAAAATTGCGGATAAAATAAGACTTTATCTAACTGAAAAAGAAGAGCAGCAATCTATATTGCGTGATGTGACCAATGATAAGGGTAGAATTTTTGAGCAGCTATCAGAACCGTTTGCAGTATTTGATGCGCTTGACATTGAAGAGGCTTTTCATGGATAA